The following proteins are encoded in a genomic region of Sorangiineae bacterium MSr12523:
- a CDS encoding VCBS repeat-containing protein, with product MKMLRLGTVFVLGAVCLASCQTLPDTGTCGNGVVEVQLGEVCDGTSTLAGTVCNAQCKYSCSRDTDAADGVGKCPGGYYCGEDSVCRAPSGQFARDDSASFSSDADRIDVADVDDDGWLDLIASSTGFTRVHFYNGAKFNEVTLIPNGGSSAPIVASLTSDARTDLLFPSSQISVWQGLSERTLEPIQYPSLVLAEGLDRQDGAKVAAADTHAVIAGDPSPGDETYVFRPSPNGGSEIDLQRGLARTSVQKLRGPADQIAGTVGVGDVDGDKCPDMVFGFLRKAIGSGTPGIDLFFPCKAIPGGVLPPEPLPATEPAIRFPGVPSRPSARYVVGDKGVLLLDFDGDGKLDVLVHAEVDTDNASDRVSSAAILLAYGVGDGRFQSTPAHDNVTGDGFATILDVAALGFPKVRGAIVFPLAAEQLTDRGANPDKLADFVFPEQILLRTKGFQDAGTAKPIVIPAPEGIIWQQAEVGNFNADSFPDILAGSDSGFDFYSATEDPIVMTPFPFSVPNGARNFAVGDFDGDRAKDIAFSSLNQLFIAFGTQSGPTAPTSMGRFPSIEQVVAGSLDVPGEIRNGLDDLAVIGRDTGESNAPFLALLSGSISRKLVAPLLLHMEGNRDAVAESFMAAAGLFDRTSPGLDIAAIGAPLVPGDVFTLWNIPLTGDARVITNSISQRGFNLNALGNTIADTLDWNFAATAAMDLDAPAGADALDELIVAVPPKAEFGSEQEDITRGGALIVGRLGNGTWTTQSLAVLGGGTGTAKARFKWKLRVTDVDDDKVKDLVALYFQDGAPRLRVFFNDRTGNLGEPLTVDVPGQRIVDCAWLRADELSTDENKKDLVVLTIDDQLRYGLFLIKSDKTKRGFLPAQPVPGLDMRAETNREFRASVAAGDVTADGVDDIVVSAGNTVTLFRGRQR from the coding sequence ATGAAGATGCTTCGACTCGGTACGGTGTTCGTCCTCGGGGCGGTGTGCCTCGCGTCCTGCCAAACGCTGCCCGATACGGGCACGTGCGGCAACGGCGTCGTCGAGGTGCAACTCGGGGAGGTCTGCGACGGTACATCGACCTTGGCCGGAACGGTGTGCAACGCGCAGTGCAAATACTCGTGCTCGCGCGATACCGATGCTGCGGACGGGGTAGGGAAGTGCCCCGGTGGATATTACTGCGGCGAGGATTCCGTTTGCCGCGCGCCCTCCGGCCAATTCGCGCGCGATGACAGCGCATCCTTCTCCTCCGACGCGGACCGGATCGACGTCGCCGACGTCGACGACGATGGCTGGCTCGATCTCATTGCCTCCTCCACCGGGTTTACGCGCGTCCACTTTTACAATGGCGCCAAGTTCAACGAGGTCACGCTCATCCCCAATGGCGGTTCGAGCGCGCCCATCGTCGCATCCCTCACGAGCGACGCCCGCACGGATTTGCTCTTTCCTTCGAGCCAAATCTCCGTCTGGCAAGGCCTCTCCGAGCGCACCCTGGAGCCGATTCAGTATCCGAGCCTCGTCCTCGCGGAAGGGCTCGATCGCCAAGACGGTGCGAAAGTCGCAGCGGCGGACACCCACGCCGTCATCGCGGGCGATCCGTCGCCGGGGGACGAGACGTACGTCTTCCGTCCGAGCCCCAACGGAGGCTCCGAGATCGACCTTCAGCGCGGCCTCGCGAGGACCTCCGTGCAGAAGCTGCGTGGCCCCGCCGATCAAATCGCCGGTACCGTAGGCGTCGGGGACGTCGACGGGGACAAATGCCCCGACATGGTTTTCGGCTTCTTGCGAAAGGCCATTGGTAGCGGCACGCCCGGGATCGACCTGTTTTTCCCATGCAAGGCCATCCCGGGAGGCGTTCTGCCCCCCGAGCCTCTTCCTGCCACCGAGCCGGCCATCCGCTTTCCGGGCGTGCCCTCTCGACCGTCGGCTCGTTACGTCGTCGGCGACAAAGGGGTGCTGCTGCTCGACTTCGACGGAGACGGGAAACTCGACGTTCTGGTTCACGCCGAAGTGGACACGGACAACGCCTCCGATCGGGTTTCGTCCGCGGCCATTCTCTTGGCCTACGGCGTCGGGGATGGTCGCTTTCAATCGACGCCCGCCCACGACAACGTCACTGGAGACGGTTTCGCGACCATCCTGGACGTTGCGGCCCTGGGTTTTCCAAAGGTGCGTGGTGCCATCGTCTTTCCTCTGGCCGCGGAGCAGCTTACCGATCGAGGAGCGAACCCGGACAAGCTCGCGGACTTCGTCTTTCCCGAGCAGATTCTGTTGCGCACGAAGGGTTTCCAAGATGCTGGTACCGCCAAGCCCATCGTGATCCCGGCGCCCGAAGGCATCATCTGGCAGCAGGCTGAAGTCGGAAATTTCAACGCGGATTCGTTCCCCGACATCCTCGCCGGCTCCGACAGCGGGTTCGACTTCTACTCGGCGACCGAGGATCCCATCGTGATGACGCCGTTCCCCTTTTCGGTGCCGAACGGCGCCAGGAACTTCGCCGTCGGAGATTTCGACGGCGACCGGGCGAAGGACATCGCGTTCTCCAGTTTGAACCAGCTGTTCATCGCCTTCGGCACCCAAAGCGGGCCGACGGCACCCACGAGCATGGGGCGGTTTCCCTCCATCGAGCAAGTCGTGGCCGGCTCGTTGGACGTGCCGGGTGAGATCCGCAATGGTCTGGACGATCTCGCGGTCATCGGAAGGGATACGGGCGAGTCGAACGCGCCCTTCCTCGCGCTCCTCTCCGGGTCGATCTCGCGAAAGCTGGTGGCGCCCTTGCTCCTTCACATGGAAGGGAACCGCGATGCCGTCGCCGAATCCTTCATGGCCGCTGCGGGGCTTTTCGACCGGACGAGCCCGGGACTGGACATTGCCGCGATTGGAGCGCCGCTCGTGCCGGGTGATGTATTCACGCTCTGGAACATTCCTCTCACGGGCGATGCCCGCGTGATCACGAACAGCATCTCGCAGCGAGGGTTCAATTTGAACGCGCTGGGGAACACCATCGCGGACACGCTCGATTGGAATTTCGCCGCCACCGCGGCCATGGATCTCGACGCGCCCGCGGGGGCCGATGCGCTGGACGAGCTGATCGTGGCCGTGCCTCCCAAAGCCGAATTCGGGAGCGAGCAAGAAGACATCACTCGGGGCGGTGCACTGATCGTGGGCCGGCTCGGGAATGGCACGTGGACCACGCAATCGCTGGCCGTGCTCGGCGGAGGCACGGGGACGGCCAAGGCGCGCTTCAAATGGAAGCTGCGCGTGACCGACGTGGACGACGACAAGGTGAAGGACCTGGTCGCTCTGTATTTCCAGGACGGGGCCCCACGCCTGCGGGTGTTCTTCAACGACCGCACCGGCAACCTGGGCGAGCCTCTCACCGTGGACGTGCCAGGGCAACGCATCGTCGACTGCGCGTGGCTGCGCGCCGACGAGCTCTCCACCGACGAGAACAAGAAGGACCTGGTGGTGCTGACCATCGACGACCAGCTTCGCTATGGGCTGTTCCTCATCAAGAGCGACAAGACGAAGCGAGGGTTCCTGCCCGCGCAACCCGTGCCCGGGTTGGACATGCGCGCGGAGACGAACCGCGAATTCCGCGCGAGCGTCGCCGCCGGAGACGTGACCGCCGACGGCGTGGACGACATCGTGGTTTCCGCCGGCAATACCGTGACCCTTTTCCGCGGGAGGCAGCGATGA
- a CDS encoding PEGA domain-containing protein has translation MKPRFLVVCLSLALGAGSLVAHEARAAEASAEEQERAKMLFSSGAQAYAAGQFSAAIQAFTEANRILPRPAIVYSLAQAHRRQYFIARKPESLRAAVANFRAYIEQVPDGGRRADAAQALSELEPMLVHLAPEPLPAGPKEAQEPPKEPPRLMITTQPSGASFTIDGRDRRQAPYAAEVTPGKHRVRVTLDGYFDEEREVLAVDRTLVPVPVELRPRPAHLVIHAPSGCDVWLDGRVVGTAPLLGAIELSSGEHLISVTKNGYKAYSQEIDFRHDERRTLDVHLEATGQRIVARSLLISGGALVVAGGVFSFLALNREQAAQDVSEAQTRRPATPSDQTDYQDARDARDRWRTGAILAFSVGGAALATGLVFYAFDRPTVIAPRGRPEQERRPRPANPLEPVEMSLAPFVGPSFGGATISGKF, from the coding sequence ATGAAGCCCCGGTTTCTCGTCGTCTGTCTATCCCTTGCCCTCGGAGCGGGCAGCCTCGTTGCCCATGAAGCGCGGGCAGCCGAAGCCAGCGCAGAGGAGCAGGAGCGCGCGAAGATGCTCTTTTCCTCGGGCGCGCAGGCCTATGCGGCGGGGCAATTCTCGGCGGCGATTCAGGCCTTCACCGAGGCGAATCGCATCTTGCCGCGGCCGGCGATCGTCTATTCACTGGCGCAAGCGCATCGACGGCAATACTTCATCGCGCGAAAGCCGGAGAGCCTGCGCGCGGCCGTGGCGAACTTCCGCGCGTACATCGAGCAGGTCCCCGATGGTGGGCGGCGCGCCGATGCGGCGCAGGCGCTTTCGGAGCTGGAACCGATGCTGGTGCACCTCGCGCCCGAGCCGCTGCCGGCCGGACCAAAGGAGGCGCAGGAGCCGCCCAAGGAGCCGCCCCGGCTCATGATCACCACGCAGCCGAGCGGCGCCTCGTTCACCATCGACGGTCGCGACCGGCGGCAGGCCCCGTATGCGGCGGAGGTCACGCCGGGCAAGCACCGCGTGCGCGTCACCCTGGACGGGTACTTCGACGAAGAGCGCGAGGTGCTCGCGGTCGATCGCACCTTGGTGCCCGTTCCCGTCGAGTTGCGGCCGCGGCCGGCGCACTTGGTCATCCATGCGCCCTCGGGTTGCGACGTCTGGCTCGATGGGCGGGTCGTCGGCACGGCGCCCTTGCTCGGCGCGATCGAGCTGTCCTCGGGCGAGCACCTCATCTCCGTCACGAAGAACGGCTACAAGGCGTATTCGCAGGAGATCGACTTTCGCCACGACGAACGCCGCACCCTCGACGTGCACCTCGAGGCCACGGGGCAGCGCATCGTGGCACGTTCGCTCCTCATCAGCGGTGGGGCGCTGGTGGTGGCGGGCGGTGTCTTCTCGTTCCTCGCTTTGAACCGCGAGCAGGCGGCGCAGGACGTGTCGGAGGCGCAGACCCGGCGCCCCGCGACGCCGAGCGACCAGACCGACTACCAAGATGCCCGCGACGCGCGCGATCGCTGGCGGACGGGCGCCATTCTGGCGTTCTCCGTCGGTGGTGCCGCGCTCGCTACCGGGCTCGTGTTTTACGCTTTCGATCGGCCGACGGTGATCGCACCCCGCGGCCGTCCGGAGCAAGAGCGCAGGCCCCGGCCCGCGAACCCCCTGGAGCCGGTGGAGATGTCCCTCGCACCGTTCGTGGGTCCGAGCTTCGGCGGCGCGACCATTTCCGGTAAGTTCTAG
- a CDS encoding 4'-phosphopantetheinyl transferase superfamily protein encodes MRNPPLFPAFVSQHSVTFDKDASDLGAQFPGIVLPDSLSRAVPKRKAEFLAGRFCVREVLRRIAPQHAEVPVGTGKNREPLWPEGIVGAITHTLDFASVAIAHARDARGIGLDAERPMTDENAEKLLDKIASPQEIAEMKRKTGWGTGVALTVTFSAKESVFKCLYPQVQRYFDFSDAWIEILDGERFSARLLSTLTPTLTAGRTFEGRFEHNDVSVCTGMVVTD; translated from the coding sequence GTGCGCAACCCACCGCTCTTTCCCGCCTTCGTCTCGCAGCACAGCGTCACCTTCGACAAAGATGCCTCGGATCTCGGGGCGCAGTTTCCCGGCATCGTGCTCCCGGATTCGCTTTCGCGCGCCGTGCCCAAGCGAAAGGCGGAGTTTCTCGCCGGTCGCTTCTGCGTGCGCGAGGTCCTGCGCCGCATTGCTCCGCAGCACGCGGAAGTGCCTGTCGGCACGGGTAAAAACCGCGAGCCGCTTTGGCCCGAGGGCATCGTGGGCGCCATCACGCACACCCTGGACTTCGCGTCGGTGGCCATCGCCCACGCCCGCGATGCCCGTGGCATCGGCCTCGACGCCGAGCGCCCGATGACCGACGAGAACGCCGAGAAGCTGCTCGACAAGATTGCCAGCCCCCAGGAAATCGCGGAGATGAAGCGAAAGACGGGCTGGGGCACCGGCGTCGCCCTCACGGTGACCTTTTCGGCCAAGGAGTCGGTCTTCAAGTGCCTGTACCCGCAGGTGCAGCGCTATTTCGATTTTTCCGATGCGTGGATCGAGATCCTCGACGGCGAGCGCTTCTCGGCGCGTCTTCTCTCCACGCTCACGCCGACGCTGACCGCGGGCCGCACCTTCGAGGGCCGCTTCGAGCACAACGACGTCTCGGTGTGCACCGGCATGGTGGTGACGGACTAG